A window of the Zeugodacus cucurbitae isolate PBARC_wt_2022May chromosome 4, idZeuCucr1.2, whole genome shotgun sequence genome harbors these coding sequences:
- the LOC105216501 gene encoding uncharacterized protein LOC105216501 → MLLVRRQELPSCLFIICLTAFCVKRVAEGLVAFPRGGSLGYLTAVAIPLDLPNKNVYVAFNFEANYGIPPNDSYYYWVDRWNIDKENVGVGNDVTPINNRRRRSIGQTYTRNAFYRSIVGYLDYYDMNGTGCLLRTICDVSASNLDEHNGLLGTLFKILFMPTTSALENENTLDYVDTYAAEAHGLNGDCTQYGQWCPHGLLQLISEWF, encoded by the exons ATGCTGTTAGTCAGACGCCAAGAGCTACCgtcttgtttatttataatctgtTTAACAGCATTTTGTGTAAAACGCGTCGCCGAAGGTCTTGTAGCATTTCCACGAGGAGGCTCACTGGGC TACTTAACAGCAGTAGCTATACCGCTTGATCTGCCTAATAAGAATGTGTATGTGGCTTTTAATTTTGAGGCAAATTACGGAATTCCACCAAATGACTCCTACTACTACTGGGTGGATCGG TGGAACATAGATAAGGAGAATGTGGGTGTCGGTAATGATGTGACGCCTATAAACAATCGTCGACGTCGCAGCATCGGCCAAACCTATACACGCAATGCTTTCTACCGCAGCATTGTCGGCTATCTGGATTATTATGACATGAATGGCACTGGCTGTCTGTTGAGGACAATTTGCGATGTGTCCGCTTCCAATTTGGATGAGCATAATGGACTGCTCGGCACTCTTTTCAAAATCCTCTTCAT GCCAACGACATCCGcccttgaaaatgaaaacacacTCGACTATGTGGATACTTACGCTGCGGAGGCGCATGGTCTCAATGGTGATTGCACGCAATATGGACAATGGTGTCCGCATGGACTACTTCAGCTGATATCCGAATGGTTTTAG
- the LOC105216494 gene encoding uncharacterized protein LOC105216494 codes for MNFRIYLLLLAIFNAMQPQCCQLSAIAERQKRWVPALIYPPTAPTRIQFIAGIGIPLEDLLYEAMTTGYVLKAEYFLPDNVTRLYTITRMPFTARELTKFERFLAKADEWKRYAAWEQHLADNRKVLSSYRWSIYKALEGLASRITPSGRDCVLKSICEAAETPFHYGNGLFGELLHILLTPSSSVDELSEHADNEYFYAESIGRSGADCRLVFKGCQKSLLEHFSDVSTFQDMITKQLGQFG; via the exons ATGAATTTCCGAATTTATTTACTGTTACTTGCAATATTTAACGCAATGCAACCGCAATGTTGCCAATTAAGCGCCATTGCTGAGCGACAGAAACGTTGGGTACCGGCGTTGATATATCCGCCGACCGCCCCGACGCGTATACAG TTTATTGCAGGTATTGGTATACCATTGGAGGACTTACTCTACGAAGCGATGACCACCGGTTATGTACTCAAGGCGGAATATTTTCTACCCGATAATGTAACGCGTCTCTACACCATAACACGCATGCCATTTACGGCACGGGAACTGACGAAATTCGAACGCTTTCTGGCGAAGGCGGATGAGTGGAAGCGTTATGCCGCTTGGGAGCAACACTTGGCGGATAATCGTAAGGTGTTATCCAGCTATAGATGGTCCATCTACAAAGCGCTCGAAGGCTTAGCGTCACG CATTACACCTTCGGGACGTGATTGTGTGTTGAAGAGCATTTGTGAGGCCGCAGAGACGCCATTTCATTATGGTAATGGCTTATTTGGCGAATTGTTGCACATATTGTTGAC TCCCTCCTCCTCGGTGGACGAATTGTCGGAGCATGCggataatgaatatttttacgCCGAGTCGATTGGACGTTCCGGTGCTGATTGCAGACTGGTTTTTAAGGGATGTCAGAAGTCATTGTTGGAACATTTCTCGGATGTAAGCACTTTTCAGGATATGATAACGAAACAGCTAGGGCAATTTGGTTAG